From a single Pantanalinema sp. genomic region:
- a CDS encoding protein kinase — translation MSDRLGNYEILSELGRGGMGVVYKATDTRLGRTVAVKELLLSNALPEVERLDTVERFRREAMAAARMSHPNIVTVYDYGQDGDRHYMAMELLEGKSLGDFLEQKKSFSIKQVVDISVQICAALDYAHQAGVVHRDIKPDNIMLADTGAVKLTDFGVARVKSDLPSMTTTGTTLGTIAYISPEQLCDSRLVDGRSDLFSLGALIYEMLTFKTPFDAGNLGGTILNIMNAAPTPPSEINAQVPPKLEAVVLRALKKTPEERYNRAAEMGHALSAALREAEKPAPPRIIEQAAEPTAFAPPSCRHCQAPMTGGARVCANCGRAGTAPLTYSIPGAASRPPEPAAPQESAPARGIPAMPPAAGGVRPGIPVMPARGTGALPQTTLAGPLPGTEPRPVARPVNAPDRMASPLLRHVTGLSVKGAIGKPGVGQGEFQQPRGIVFDASRHLLVADTDNGRIQVFDEERRFLRAIRPQQMQETFRFPRALALSPQGILYVTDDMDYRIYKLDSAGRQLNVWKRERTSEESPSVPGRLFIAPNGHLLLSEPNNHRVLVFDANEKQIGVLGRERGLQSPGGLALDHRGNILVLDFGTSCIQVFGSRGELVKTVGRRGNGPGEFSIPREITLDRFGNWYVADTLNHRIQVFDPEGQFVLSFGNKGTGPGEFNGPEGLAIGPDDTLYVTDRGNGRVQLLAIQRG, via the coding sequence ATGTCGGATCGGCTCGGCAACTACGAAATCCTCTCCGAACTCGGCCGGGGGGGGATGGGCGTCGTCTACAAGGCGACCGACACCCGGCTCGGGCGCACGGTCGCCGTCAAGGAGCTGCTGCTCTCCAACGCCCTGCCCGAGGTCGAGCGGCTGGACACGGTCGAGCGCTTCAGGCGAGAGGCGATGGCCGCCGCCCGCATGAGCCACCCCAACATCGTCACGGTCTACGACTACGGCCAGGACGGCGATCGCCACTACATGGCCATGGAGCTGCTCGAGGGAAAGAGCCTCGGCGACTTCCTGGAGCAGAAGAAGAGCTTCTCGATCAAGCAGGTGGTGGACATCTCGGTCCAGATCTGCGCGGCCCTCGACTACGCCCACCAGGCGGGCGTGGTCCACCGAGACATCAAGCCCGACAACATCATGCTCGCCGACACCGGGGCGGTGAAGCTCACGGACTTCGGCGTGGCGCGGGTCAAGAGCGACCTGCCCTCAATGACCACCACCGGCACCACCCTGGGCACCATCGCCTACATCTCGCCGGAGCAGCTCTGCGACTCGCGCCTGGTGGACGGCCGCAGCGACCTGTTCTCGCTGGGGGCGCTCATCTACGAGATGCTCACCTTCAAGACCCCCTTCGACGCGGGCAACCTTGGCGGGACGATCCTCAACATCATGAACGCGGCGCCCACCCCGCCGAGCGAGATCAACGCCCAGGTCCCCCCCAAGCTCGAGGCCGTCGTGCTGCGCGCCCTCAAGAAGACCCCCGAGGAGCGCTACAACCGCGCGGCCGAGATGGGGCATGCCCTCTCGGCCGCCCTGCGCGAGGCCGAGAAGCCCGCCCCCCCCAGGATCATCGAGCAAGCCGCGGAACCGACCGCCTTCGCCCCCCCCAGCTGCCGCCACTGCCAGGCCCCGATGACGGGCGGGGCGAGGGTGTGCGCCAACTGCGGCCGCGCGGGTACCGCCCCCTTGACCTACTCCATCCCGGGCGCCGCGAGCCGCCCTCCGGAGCCTGCCGCCCCCCAGGAGAGCGCCCCGGCGCGCGGGATCCCCGCCATGCCGCCGGCCGCCGGCGGGGTTCGCCCGGGCATCCCCGTGATGCCCGCGCGCGGCACCGGCGCCCTCCCGCAGACCACGCTCGCGGGGCCCCTCCCCGGCACCGAGCCACGCCCCGTCGCCAGGCCCGTGAACGCCCCGGATCGCATGGCCTCGCCGCTGCTTCGCCACGTGACCGGCCTCTCGGTGAAGGGCGCGATCGGCAAGCCCGGCGTGGGGCAGGGCGAGTTCCAGCAGCCGCGCGGGATAGTGTTCGACGCCTCCCGGCACCTCCTGGTCGCCGACACCGACAACGGCCGCATCCAGGTCTTCGACGAGGAGCGACGCTTCCTCCGGGCGATCCGGCCCCAGCAGATGCAGGAGACCTTCCGCTTCCCCCGCGCGCTCGCCCTCAGCCCGCAGGGGATCCTCTACGTCACCGACGACATGGACTACCGGATCTACAAGCTCGACTCCGCCGGCCGGCAGCTCAACGTCTGGAAGCGCGAGCGAACCAGCGAGGAGAGCCCCTCGGTTCCGGGTCGCCTGTTCATCGCCCCCAACGGCCACCTGCTCCTCTCCGAGCCCAACAACCACCGGGTGCTGGTGTTCGACGCCAACGAGAAGCAGATCGGCGTGTTGGGCCGCGAGCGCGGCCTGCAGTCGCCCGGGGGCCTCGCCCTCGACCACCGCGGCAACATCCTGGTCCTCGACTTCGGCACCTCCTGCATCCAGGTCTTCGGCTCGCGCGGCGAGCTGGTCAAGACGGTCGGCCGGCGCGGCAACGGCCCGGGCGAGTTCTCCATCCCGCGCGAGATCACCCTCGATCGCTTCGGCAACTGGTACGTCGCCGACACCCTCAACCACCGGATCCAGGTCTTCGACCCCGAGGGCCAGTTCGTCCTCTCCTTCGGCAACAAGGGGACGGGCCCCGGCGAGTTCAACGGCCCCGAGGGCCTGGCCATCGGCCCCGACGACACCCTCTACGTCACCGATCGCGGAAACGGCCGCGTCCAGCTGCTCGCCATCCAGCGGGGCTAG
- a CDS encoding Stp1/IreP family PP2C-type Ser/Thr phosphatase: MTTTNEETTAPRDPKPASYQRATGLVAGSLTDVGKVREINQDCLTADPARGLYVVADGMGGHLAGEKASLCAVETLSTLLTGEAIDQAPDGDLPRVIQAAIQEANRVIVNASLQDASMRGMGTTAVVAVTCEAAVYLGHIGDSRAYLLTRDAIAQITEDHSVVAQLLRARAITPQEAQRHPYRNVITKCLGMQMEIEADTLVVDWNPGDRLLLCSDGLSGLVADEEMLAIANDAPDLQVACERLVALANERGGHDNITVILLRNAG, encoded by the coding sequence GTGACGACGACAAACGAAGAAACCACGGCGCCCCGTGACCCCAAGCCCGCCAGCTACCAGCGGGCCACCGGCCTCGTTGCCGGCTCGCTCACCGACGTGGGGAAGGTCCGCGAGATCAACCAGGATTGCCTGACGGCGGACCCGGCGCGCGGCCTGTACGTGGTGGCGGACGGGATGGGCGGCCACCTGGCGGGCGAGAAGGCCTCCTTGTGTGCCGTCGAGACCCTCAGCACCCTTCTCACCGGCGAGGCCATCGACCAGGCCCCCGACGGCGACCTGCCCCGGGTGATCCAGGCCGCCATCCAGGAGGCCAACCGCGTCATCGTCAACGCCTCGCTCCAGGACGCCTCGATGCGCGGGATGGGCACCACCGCCGTCGTCGCCGTCACCTGCGAAGCCGCAGTCTACCTGGGCCACATCGGCGACAGCCGCGCCTACCTCCTGACCCGGGACGCCATCGCCCAGATCACCGAGGACCACTCGGTCGTCGCCCAGCTGCTGCGGGCCCGCGCCATCACCCCGCAGGAGGCCCAGCGCCACCCCTACCGGAACGTCATCACCAAGTGCCTGGGCATGCAGATGGAGATCGAGGCCGACACCCTGGTCGTCGACTGGAACCCGGGCGACCGCCTCTTGCTGTGCAGCGACGGCCTCTCGGGCCTGGTCGCCGACGAGGAGATGCTCGCCATCGCCAACGACGCCCCGGACCTGCAGGTCGCCTGCGAGCGGCTGGTAGCCCTGGCCAACGAGCGAGGCGGGCACGACAACATCACCGTCATCCTGCTCCGCAACGCCGGCTAG
- the gyrA gene encoding DNA gyrase subunit A — MSDTPQTPERILPRSLRDEMKESYLDYAMSVIVGRALPDVRDGLKPVHRRILFSMHENNLTAERKHRKSATVVGDVLGKYHPHGDASVYDAMVRLAQDFSLRYMLIDGHGNFGSVDGDPAAAYRYTEARLSRISSEMLADIDSETVNFNPNYDGTTEEPVVLPSRIPNLLVNGSAGIAVGMATNIPPHNLGEVVNGLIAMIDEPSLTSGDLIQYVKGPDFPTGAIILGEKGIHEAYTTGRGSITLRAVTDIEPIKNNKNAIIITELPYQVGPDPLIEKIADLIKDKKLDGISDLRNESDRRGIRVVIELKRDANPQVVLNHLYKQTQLQTTFGVIMLALVNGQPKVLRLHEILGHYLDHRAEVVIRRTEYQKKKAQARLHIVEGLLVAQRNIDAIVTLIRGADNTEAARTGLMTTFALSEIQANAILEMQLRRLTALESNKLENEDRDLRAHLEELFGILADRAKVMAIIKTELLAVKDRYGDDRRSKLMHDPGEIRQEDLIPDEPMAIFITDQGYIKRLSTDTFEKQRRGGRGIAGMQTREDDFIRHFFVTNAHANVVFFSNRGIAYSLKAYEIPEASRQAKGTNIVNLLPLGPEETITAVVPVPEFTEGDYLVMLTRGGVIKKTDLTAFSSIRRSGIIAIALDDGDSLGWVCRTDGDQSIIIGTREGMAIHFAENEELRPLGRTARGVRAITMREGDAVIGMTLGKAVGDLLSVTTDGYGKRTSLAEYRQQGRGGLGIINMKLNANRNGKVASIMLADEDQEIVIVTTHGIVIRQKVATVPRLGRMTQGVRLQRMDENDRVVGAALVVAEAEGDVDGTEEE, encoded by the coding sequence GTGTCCGATACCCCGCAAACCCCCGAACGGATCCTTCCGCGCTCGCTGCGCGACGAGATGAAGGAGTCCTACCTCGACTACGCCATGAGCGTCATCGTCGGGCGCGCGCTCCCGGACGTCCGCGACGGCCTCAAGCCGGTGCACCGCCGCATCCTGTTCTCCATGCACGAGAACAACCTCACCGCCGAGCGCAAGCACCGCAAGTCGGCGACCGTGGTCGGCGACGTGCTCGGCAAGTACCACCCCCACGGCGACGCCTCGGTCTACGACGCGATGGTGCGCCTGGCGCAGGACTTCTCGCTGCGCTACATGCTGATCGACGGCCACGGCAACTTCGGCTCGGTCGACGGCGACCCCGCGGCGGCCTACCGCTACACCGAGGCCCGCCTCAGCCGCATCTCGAGCGAGATGCTCGCCGACATCGACTCCGAGACGGTCAACTTCAACCCCAACTACGACGGCACCACCGAGGAGCCCGTCGTCCTCCCCTCGCGCATCCCGAACCTGCTGGTCAACGGCTCGGCCGGCATCGCGGTCGGCATGGCCACCAACATCCCCCCCCACAACCTGGGCGAGGTCGTCAACGGCCTGATCGCCATGATCGACGAGCCGAGCCTCACCTCGGGCGACCTGATCCAGTACGTCAAGGGCCCCGACTTCCCGACCGGCGCCATCATCCTGGGCGAGAAGGGCATCCACGAGGCCTACACCACCGGCCGCGGCTCGATCACCCTGCGCGCGGTCACCGACATCGAGCCCATCAAGAACAACAAGAACGCGATCATCATCACCGAGCTGCCCTACCAGGTCGGCCCCGATCCCCTGATCGAGAAGATCGCCGACCTGATCAAGGACAAGAAGCTCGACGGCATCTCGGATCTGCGCAACGAGAGCGATCGCCGCGGCATCCGGGTCGTGATCGAGCTCAAGCGCGACGCCAACCCCCAGGTGGTGCTCAACCACCTCTACAAGCAGACCCAGCTCCAGACCACCTTCGGCGTCATCATGCTCGCCCTGGTCAACGGCCAGCCCAAGGTCCTGCGCCTTCACGAGATCCTCGGTCACTACCTCGACCACCGGGCCGAGGTCGTCATCCGCCGCACCGAGTACCAGAAGAAGAAGGCCCAGGCGCGCCTCCACATCGTGGAGGGCCTGCTCGTCGCCCAGCGCAACATCGACGCCATCGTGACCCTGATCCGCGGCGCCGACAACACCGAGGCCGCCCGCACCGGCCTGATGACCACCTTCGCGCTCAGCGAGATCCAGGCCAACGCCATCCTCGAGATGCAGCTGCGCCGCCTGACCGCTCTCGAGTCCAACAAGCTCGAGAACGAGGACCGGGACCTGCGCGCCCACCTCGAGGAGCTGTTCGGGATCCTGGCCGACCGCGCCAAGGTCATGGCGATCATCAAGACCGAGCTTCTGGCGGTCAAGGACCGCTACGGCGACGATCGCCGCAGCAAGCTCATGCACGATCCCGGCGAGATCCGCCAGGAGGATCTGATCCCCGACGAGCCCATGGCCATCTTCATCACCGACCAGGGCTACATCAAGCGCCTGTCCACCGACACCTTCGAGAAGCAGCGTCGCGGCGGCCGCGGCATCGCGGGCATGCAGACCCGCGAGGACGACTTCATCCGCCACTTCTTCGTCACCAACGCCCACGCCAACGTGGTCTTCTTCTCCAACCGGGGCATCGCCTACAGCCTCAAGGCCTACGAGATCCCCGAGGCCAGTCGCCAGGCCAAGGGCACCAACATCGTCAACCTCCTGCCCCTGGGCCCCGAGGAGACGATCACCGCGGTGGTGCCCGTCCCCGAGTTCACCGAGGGCGACTACCTGGTCATGCTGACCCGGGGCGGCGTCATCAAGAAGACGGACCTCACCGCCTTCTCGAGCATCCGCCGCTCGGGCATCATCGCCATCGCCCTGGACGACGGCGACAGCCTCGGCTGGGTCTGCCGCACCGACGGCGACCAGTCGATCATCATCGGCACCCGGGAGGGCATGGCCATCCACTTCGCCGAGAACGAGGAGCTGCGGCCCCTGGGCCGCACCGCCCGTGGCGTGCGCGCCATCACCATGCGCGAGGGAGACGCGGTCATCGGCATGACCCTCGGCAAGGCCGTCGGCGACCTGCTCTCGGTCACCACCGACGGGTACGGCAAGCGCACGTCGCTTGCCGAGTACCGCCAGCAGGGCCGCGGGGGCCTGGGCATCATCAACATGAAGCTCAACGCCAACCGCAACGGCAAGGTCGCGAGCATCATGCTCGCCGACGAGGACCAGGAGATCGTCATCGTCACGACCCACGGCATCGTCATCCGCCAGAAGGTCGCCACCGTCCCGCGCCTGGGTCGCATGACCCAGGGGGTCCGCCTCCAGCGCATGGACGAGAACGACCGGGTGGTGGGCGCCGCCCTGGTGGTCGCCGAGGCCGAGGGCGACGTCGATGGCACCGAGGAGGAGTAG
- the aroB gene encoding 3-dehydroquinate synthase, giving the protein MENLILLGFMGAGKSTVGAIIADRLGWDFVDLDEAISREAGRSVAELFETEGEHGFRAREKEALARACARSHQVIAPGGGAVLDPDNVRLMAAAGTVVVLHAPPEKLWRRVQGTDRPLAQDREGFLRRYREREARYAAFPIRISTSFGHPGLAADAILSRCFGPSRTVRVALGARSYEVSIEPNALASLGERMGRVLKPGPCMVVTNPTVQRLYGEAAKRALEAAGWEPVFGVVPDSEGAKSLKEAERLYDLAVERRLERQSPVVALGGGVVGDLAGFVAATYQRGVPLVQVPTTLLSQIDSSVGGKVAVNHPRGKNLIGAFHQPALVVADPLVLHSLSDREWRAGLAELVKYGVILDAPFFDRLAADLPLLQERTLSALVPAIARACELKAQVVAEDEREGGLRAILNFGHTVGHAIEAVTRYRSFLHGEAVAIGMVAAGAIARELGMWAASEHERLVAWLKEAGLPVEIRNLPVRALMEAMAHDKKVQDGRLHFVLSEAIGRVTLRSDVPGGVVEKVLRDLGAN; this is encoded by the coding sequence ATGGAGAACCTGATCCTGCTCGGCTTCATGGGGGCGGGCAAGTCCACGGTCGGTGCGATCATCGCCGATCGCCTGGGCTGGGACTTCGTGGACCTGGACGAGGCGATTTCGCGCGAGGCGGGGCGCTCCGTCGCCGAGCTCTTCGAGACCGAGGGAGAGCACGGCTTTCGCGCCCGCGAGAAGGAAGCCCTCGCCCGGGCCTGCGCGCGATCGCACCAGGTGATCGCCCCGGGAGGCGGAGCGGTGCTCGATCCCGACAACGTGCGCCTGATGGCGGCCGCCGGCACCGTCGTGGTGCTGCACGCCCCCCCCGAGAAGCTGTGGCGCCGGGTGCAGGGAACCGACCGGCCGCTCGCGCAGGACCGCGAGGGCTTCTTGCGGCGCTACCGGGAGCGCGAGGCGCGCTACGCCGCCTTCCCGATCCGCATCTCCACCTCGTTCGGCCATCCGGGCCTTGCGGCCGACGCCATCCTCTCGCGCTGCTTCGGGCCCTCGCGCACGGTAAGGGTTGCGCTCGGCGCGCGCTCTTACGAGGTCTCGATCGAACCCAACGCCCTGGCGAGCCTCGGGGAGCGGATGGGGCGCGTCCTCAAGCCGGGCCCCTGCATGGTGGTGACCAACCCGACGGTTCAGCGCCTCTACGGTGAGGCCGCCAAGCGCGCCCTGGAGGCCGCCGGCTGGGAGCCCGTCTTCGGGGTGGTGCCCGACTCGGAGGGGGCCAAGTCTCTGAAGGAGGCCGAGCGCCTCTACGACCTGGCCGTCGAGCGCCGCCTCGAGCGCCAGAGCCCCGTGGTGGCGCTGGGCGGAGGGGTGGTGGGGGATCTCGCCGGCTTCGTGGCGGCCACCTACCAGCGCGGGGTGCCCCTGGTCCAGGTGCCCACGACCCTGCTCTCCCAGATCGACTCGTCGGTGGGCGGCAAGGTCGCCGTCAACCACCCCCGGGGCAAGAACCTCATCGGGGCCTTCCACCAGCCCGCCCTGGTGGTGGCGGATCCCCTGGTCCTTCACAGCCTGAGCGACCGCGAGTGGCGCGCCGGGCTCGCCGAGCTCGTCAAGTACGGGGTCATCCTCGACGCGCCCTTCTTCGACCGGCTCGCGGCCGACCTGCCGCTGTTGCAGGAGCGGACCCTCTCGGCCTTGGTGCCCGCGATCGCCAGGGCCTGCGAGCTCAAGGCGCAGGTGGTGGCCGAGGACGAGCGCGAGGGCGGCCTGCGGGCCATCCTCAACTTCGGCCACACCGTGGGGCATGCGATCGAGGCCGTCACGCGCTACCGCAGCTTTTTACACGGCGAGGCGGTGGCCATCGGCATGGTCGCGGCCGGGGCCATCGCCCGTGAGCTCGGCATGTGGGCCGCCTCCGAGCACGAACGCCTCGTCGCGTGGCTGAAGGAGGCGGGCCTTCCGGTGGAGATCAGGAACCTTCCCGTTCGCGCCCTGATGGAGGCCATGGCCCACGACAAGAAGGTCCAGGACGGGCGCCTGCATTTCGTGCTGAGCGAGGCCATCGGGCGCGTCACGCTGCGCTCGGACGTGCCCGGCGGGGTGGTCGAGAAGGTGCTGCGCGACCTGGGAGCGAACTGA